The Methylomusa anaerophila genome has a segment encoding these proteins:
- a CDS encoding DUF6431 domain-containing protein, with amino-acid sequence MQILITVKETITQYITRFQALEIVRPEKCPVCGAVHSIHRHGSYWRNILNEQWEKRIPVARFYCKTCKLTISMLPSFALPYFQYSLEFIVTALQQIFLAKATTSRICSALLRFYRRRFHGNLLFLEMFFRDQGWPEVTPQDVKEKATKMVCMLTVPTAETLSQRFHQHYKHTFMAHSLYHRFYLSVNQCVPT; translated from the coding sequence TTGCAGATTCTGATTACAGTTAAAGAAACTATTACGCAATACATTACCCGATTTCAGGCATTAGAAATTGTTCGACCGGAAAAGTGTCCCGTCTGCGGAGCCGTTCACTCGATTCATCGGCATGGCAGCTATTGGCGCAATATCTTGAATGAGCAATGGGAAAAACGGATTCCGGTAGCCAGGTTCTACTGCAAAACGTGCAAACTGACGATATCGATGCTGCCTTCCTTTGCACTGCCCTATTTCCAGTATTCACTGGAGTTCATTGTGACCGCGTTGCAACAAATCTTTCTTGCCAAGGCAACCACGTCAAGAATTTGTTCAGCCCTACTGCGCTTTTATCGAAGACGATTCCATGGCAACTTGCTATTTCTGGAGATGTTTTTCCGCGACCAGGGCTGGCCTGAAGTCACTCCGCAAGATGTAAAAGAAAAAGCCACAAAAATGGTTTGTATGTTAACTGTCCCCACAGCCGAAACCCTTTCGCAAAGGTTTCATCAACACTACAAACATACTTTTATGGCACATTCATTGTACCATAGGTTCTATCTGAGCGTAAACCAGTGCGTTCCCACATAA
- a CDS encoding DDE-type integrase/transposase/recombinase, protein MTNEDREQVALFRYGLIAPLLNDQVDSKQDYLSEICAKFHEVPYYGRKEFAPKTLEGWLRDYRRGGFVALKPKGRSDRGRSRVISPELKEQIIASRQKNRELSVVLFYEKLVKNTVLAPDKVSYHSVYRLLKSQQLLWPEEKALKERKRFSYDKVNILWQGDMSIGPYLTIGGKKLKTHLFAFIDDCSRLVPFAQFSFTEKFSPMKAVLKESILRRGVPKMIYVDNGKVYHARELHLACAALGITLTHTQPYDPQSKGKIERFFGTVRRRFYPLLANNMPKSLDDLNAQFWKWLESDYNRKPHSALDMSPFDLFLSQPSSVRLYTDPYALERLFFKREYRKVKHDATITLSNRLFEVPAKLVGQRIEVRYDPESPEQVYIYDNDIQVGVAAPVSFRDNSQVKRERRDFPKETAISFGSLLACQKEDV, encoded by the coding sequence TTGACAAATGAAGATCGCGAGCAAGTCGCTCTATTTCGTTATGGGCTGATCGCCCCGCTTTTGAATGATCAAGTCGATTCTAAACAAGACTACCTGTCCGAAATCTGCGCCAAGTTCCATGAGGTCCCCTATTATGGCCGCAAAGAATTTGCACCGAAAACTCTGGAGGGCTGGCTCCGCGATTATCGCCGCGGCGGATTTGTGGCCTTAAAACCCAAAGGCCGTTCTGACCGCGGGAGAAGCCGGGTGATCTCACCAGAGCTAAAGGAGCAGATTATTGCTTCGCGTCAGAAAAACAGGGAGCTTTCTGTTGTGCTGTTTTATGAAAAGCTGGTTAAGAACACGGTGTTGGCTCCTGACAAAGTGTCTTACCACAGCGTTTACCGGCTCTTAAAATCACAACAGCTTTTATGGCCGGAGGAGAAAGCATTAAAGGAACGCAAACGCTTTAGTTATGATAAGGTGAATATTCTGTGGCAGGGCGATATGTCCATTGGCCCTTACCTTACGATTGGCGGCAAGAAGCTCAAAACTCATTTGTTCGCCTTTATTGACGACTGCTCCCGGCTGGTTCCTTTTGCTCAGTTCTCGTTTACGGAGAAGTTTAGTCCCATGAAAGCGGTGCTCAAAGAGTCCATTCTCCGCCGGGGTGTCCCGAAGATGATTTATGTTGACAACGGCAAGGTGTATCATGCCAGGGAGCTTCATTTAGCTTGCGCCGCTCTTGGTATTACGCTGACTCATACTCAGCCTTATGATCCGCAGAGCAAAGGAAAAATTGAGCGTTTTTTCGGCACAGTGCGCCGTCGTTTTTACCCGCTCCTTGCCAACAATATGCCTAAATCCCTGGATGATTTAAATGCTCAGTTTTGGAAGTGGCTGGAGAGCGATTACAATCGCAAACCGCATTCCGCACTGGACATGTCTCCTTTTGACTTATTTTTGTCACAGCCGTCTTCTGTCCGATTATATACGGATCCCTATGCTTTGGAACGACTCTTTTTTAAGCGGGAATACCGTAAGGTGAAGCACGACGCAACGATCACGCTGTCAAACCGTTTGTTTGAAGTCCCGGCCAAGCTAGTCGGGCAACGGATTGAAGTACGCTATGATCCGGAGTCGCCCGAGCAAGTCTATATCTATGACAATGACATCCAGGTAGGTGTGGCTGCGCCGGTATCGTTTCGGGACAACTCCCAAGTCAAACGGGAACGCAGGGACTTTCCCAAAGAGACTGCGATTTCTTTTGGCAGTTTACTGGCCTGCCAAAAGGAGGATGTGTGA